The Triticum urartu cultivar G1812 chromosome 6, Tu2.1, whole genome shotgun sequence genome includes the window ACGGTTTAACCGTTGTAAACGATCACTTCTATTCGTTGTGAATGAACGGCCATGCCTGCCTGCAAACTTGTATATATAGCTCTCGTGGAAAAGATACCGTGATTGTTTGCTTTGGCCTTTGGGCAAAGCATCAGCATCGGGCTAAAGCCGGGGATGCCTTTGGGTGAAAGGTGTCAAGGTTGGCCACGCGTGGGTCTTCAAAAGCTTTGTGTTTAGTCTATGTTTGGTGCAGGTTTGGTCGTCGTGGGTTTTGGAAGAGCGTCAAGATGCATGCAAAAGATGGGACCATAGTTGGCAGACTTTGAACGAGCTTTGCCAAGGATGGATCTCTGTCGCTCTCGTGTGGTTCATTTTCTTGGATCTGATGTGCTTTAGTTCATTTTTATTTATCAGTAAAGCCAGATCGTCTTCTGATGAACACTTTGTTGGTCTTGCTCTAATCCACTTTGGTGCCATTCCTTCGGTGTAAAAAGCCTATGCAGCAAGATTTTTTTTTTGTTGCTAATATTGTAGCAAGAATTTTCGAGCCAATCACTGGTTCATGACACTAATGACATGAACAGCATAATGGATTCCTCGAACACATATAAGGTAATCTAAAACCATAAATAAACAACATGAGAGCGGTAAAAATGTAGGAAACGtgctccctctgtcccataatataagagcgtttttgacaatGCAGAATGCAGTgtaacggagggagtagttttttGGATTGTTTTGAAGACGCGAGTTGTACCATCATTGCTACGGGCCAAGTAATAGTAGGAGGCAAAGGCAACTGTTATTGTCAAATGGTTCCAAACAGCGCAGCAAGCAAACACAGAAGAGACAGCGCAAGAGGCCACCCGTTGCAATCAGACCGCCCAAACACAACAGCAGCACAAGCACAGCAAGCAAGTCCAAAATTCAAAATAACGTGGCAGCACGGTGAAACACCTCATTTTTACAGATCAATTGACCATGCAATTTGTGTTCAGCATCAGTCACGGTGAGTCGGTGACCACGGGCCAGCATGATGACCAAGAAGTTGACCGGCGGCAACCAAGAACCAACCAACGGCACAGCAGGGCACGCGCCCGCCCGCACCGCAGGCCATCATGGTCAGAATCGTCACACCGTCGTCACCTTTCAGCGTACTACTAGTGCCCTCCCACTCGCCCCCCACTCCGCCAAAAGTCCACCCtttccctccctccctccctcggTCCCTCCCAcgcccgccgccccgccccgcgccCACGCGCGCACGCCCAAACGCCCGCCCGCCCGCCATAAAGCAGGCCTCCCGGGCCTCGCCGCGCGCCCAACGCACCCAACGCCTCCCCCCGTCCCCCACGCCCACGCCGACGCAATGCACCCCGTCGAGCAGGCGCGCCGCGGTGCGACCGCCGTTGCCGCGTAGGGTCTGGTCAGGTGGCGGCAGGACTGGCCGACCGGAGGCCCGCCCCCCATGCCGTGCGCGCGGGCCGAGGACGCGctcccctccgccgccgccgacatGGTCTCCGCCGCCCTGATCCAGaaggcggccggcggcggcgcccgGAGGCCCGCCGAGCCAGGCCGCGCGCTGCAGCGCACGCCGCACGTGTCCGCGGGGGACGTCGacgcgccggcgccggcggccaGCTGCTCCGGGGTGAGTTCCTGCTCCGTACTGTCAAGTCACGACCCACAGAAATCATGCTCCTATTATTTCTAAATTTAAATGTCCGGATTATTGAGCCATAGCGTGGTTGGGAAAAGCCTAGATTCTTGGTGGAGAAAGGCGAGATTTTAGCACCTAACGCCGCGAACCAGATCAAATCGCTGTCCCTTTGCGGGTGCCGTCGCGCCGAGGGCGCCGTACAGGGGGACAACGTCCTTGTCCCGGATGGAGTCCCTCCCCTCGTCTGTCCCCACTCCCAACTAAATCACCACCGCAGGCTGTGCGGTCAACCGGCAATCTTGTTGCTTAGTGCTCACTTGACCTCTGTCTCCAAGATTGGATGGATCAATAAAGTAGTTTAATAGCATTATCTTGACTGAATTGCTTTGGTCTGTTCTTGTTGTAGGATGATGGCAAGGGCAACCGCGGCGGGAGGAGAGAGGAGAGCCGCAGGGGCAGGACGCGGAGCTACCGCTCGGAGCTCGAGCAGGAAGTGTGTGATTACTCTTCTTGTCGCTGGTTATATGTCGTTTTTCGACGGTTCGATGTAATGTTATGTCGGTGCCTGGATTCGGTGTTTGTTCTTATCCGGTAAGTCGAACCGTGCAGGTCAAGAAACTGCAGAGGCAGCTCGAGAAAGAGATCGAGTTGCACGTGGCGCTGGCAGAGGCCGTCACGCAGAATGCGCCGCCGCCTGCATTGAATTCTTCTGCCAAGATCCCACCTGAGGTGCAGGAGCTATTTATACTACACTGTCATTTACTAGAAAGTCAATGTGCATTCACTAATCTTGTTTTAACCTTCCATCATGTGTAGACACAGGAGCTACTAGTTAACATTGCCTCCCTGGAGGGTGCCGTTTCGAACCTCGAAAAGGAGTTAAATGATCTGTATTACCAGCTTTGTCATGAAAGGAATGAACGGCTACTTGCCCAAAATAACCCAGGAGGCTTGCCATCTGCGTCCTCAGATGACCGCTCGCTGTCAACTTGCACGTGTACATGGGAAGAAGTAAGTATTATTATCTGACAAAATATCTCCTTGGGGTGCATTATTCCTGATACAGGAGTGTTGTTGACGGTTTCTTGATTATATTTCTCATCAGCACATATCATCATTGAGGGATTTGAAGTTTGGAGGATCCGAGTCAATGAGATCAATGCAACAAGATTTACTCACAGAACTTGATTATGACCAGGATCTTGGAGAAGAATCCGAAGATAGACAAATGGTTTCCCTAAATAGGCTGCTCGAGAAACACCGAGATGTCTCTTTAAATGGACTGTTGGAAAAGCACCGGGACGAAGAGGTCCTTTTCATGTTTATGCATAACAGCCTATTCGTGTATTTGTCATAGATATTAGTATATTGAAGCTTAATTTATGTTTCTGCAGATGCAAGGGTCATGCTCGGTGGAAAATCAAGGCAAAGAAGATGAAAAGATCGATGATTTATCATTTGAACAGTCCATTCAAAAATTAACTAGCATGAAAGCAGGAAATCTTTGGAACTATCCAAATCAGCTATCAGAGGAGATGGTGCGCTGCATGAGAAACATTTTCCTGCGTTTATCTGAATCCTCCAAGATATCTGGGAAGGCATCTTCTGATTGTTCATCTTCCTCAGCGGAGCGTCTATCTGGTTCTACACTGGCATCCTTCTCAGATTCATCCATATTACCCTCAATGCTACGGAGCTCTTCGGTTGACTCCTATCACAATGATGAGATGATGAATAAAGCCAGAAACTTTGACCCGTATAAAGTTAATGGAAAGGGAACCCGAAGAGACATCGGAAACTACTGTTCAGCAGCTGAAGTATCTTGGATGTCGGTTGGAAAGGAGCAACTTGAATATGCATCTGAAGCTCTAAAAAAGTTCAGGTTTGCTGCTGCAACCTCGGCCAAAGCTAACAATAATCCTACTGTAGATATTTTGCGTACTTACATATCACTACTTATTTATGAAACAATGGATTTTAGTTCATATATGTGGAACTGTTAGCATCGGATCAACATTTCTAATTGCGTTGCCCTAATTGAATCTACAAATAACTGAACTGAGGGAAGGATAGGATACTCCATGTAATCTTTAGTTGCTGGAAACAATCAAACTAAGTAATTTTTTCTTTGAATTGGGCTGCTTGCCATCATTTTTAGCACCACAAGATATCCTTGTCAGCATGTGATTTGCTTATATCTGAATGTGTTAGCTAACAAACTTTTGCATCCGCATTTCTTTGATTGATCCTCCATCTATAACACAGTACATACATCTTAAAAAAAGAATCGCGATGCATGAAAACATCTTTTTCGTGTCAAATTTTCCCAATTGGTGTTATTTCTGCCTATAAGCCCATTATTCTGGAGCAACTTTTAGTTCTTACTATTTATTATGAATGTATTTAGTAATTCGTGTATCATTCTCATTGGTTTGCAGATTTCTCGTGGAGCAGCTATCAAAAGTTAACCCTGATTGTTTGAACTCTGACGAGCGGCTAGCCTTTTGGATTAACTTGTATAATGCGCTAATAATGCATGTAAGTACAAGTTGTTACTTACGAGGCTGTTTTTACGGGCATGGATTGTATTTCAAAAGAAAAATAAGTCCACTCAGTTCTGCTGTATTTCCATTCCACATCTTTCTTCATAAATAGCCTTAATTTTCTTTTAACTTTCTATCACTTGCTTATTGAACCTCGTGCACTAACAATTCTGTATTGGCATCTACCAGTCATACCTCGCATATGGAGTTCCCCGGAATGACATCAAGCTTTTCTCTCTGATGCAAAAGGTTTGTCGAGTCTCTGTTCCCAGTCGAACAAATACATGTCATCTTTCTTCAGTGAGGCAGTCGGTTAAAGTGAGTTGGTGATGCAGGCCTGTTACACAGTTGGTGGGCAGTCGTTCAGTGCAGCTGAAATAGAGTTTGTGATACTAAAGATGAAGACTCCGGTGCACCGGCCCCAACTTGTATAACTCTTTTCTTAATCCATTTTGTTTTGCCCCTAGTTTTATTATAACCTCTTATTGTTTTCCCTGCCTGTCTGTAGTCTTTGATGTTGGCTCTTCAGAAGTTCAAAATTTCTGAGGGGCACAAGAAGTATTCGATCGATAAA containing:
- the LOC125515693 gene encoding uncharacterized protein LOC125515693 yields the protein MPCARAEDALPSAAADMVSAALIQKAAGGGARRPAEPGRALQRTPHVSAGDVDAPAPAASCSGDDGKGNRGGRREESRRGRTRSYRSELEQEVKKLQRQLEKEIELHVALAEAVTQNAPPPALNSSAKIPPETQELLVNIASLEGAVSNLEKELNDLYYQLCHERNERLLAQNNPGGLPSASSDDRSLSTCTCTWEEHISSLRDLKFGGSESMRSMQQDLLTELDYDQDLGEESEDRQMVSLNRLLEKHRDVSLNGLLEKHRDEEMQGSCSVENQGKEDEKIDDLSFEQSIQKLTSMKAGNLWNYPNQLSEEMVRCMRNIFLRLSESSKISGKASSDCSSSSAERLSGSTLASFSDSSILPSMLRSSSVDSYHNDEMMNKARNFDPYKVNGKGTRRDIGNYCSAAEVSWMSVGKEQLEYASEALKKFRFLVEQLSKVNPDCLNSDERLAFWINLYNALIMHSYLAYGVPRNDIKLFSLMQKACYTVGGQSFSAAEIEFVILKMKTPVHRPQLSLMLALQKFKISEGHKKYSIDKAEPLLLFGLSCGMFSSPAVRIFTAANVRNELLESLRDYIQASVGISDRGKLLIPKLLQSYAKGAVEDSLFTDWICHHLSPEQVAAIREYSSQRRQRLLGARSFTVVAFDSKFRYLFLPDSSGSQKPQHRTGSLG